The Mycobacterium seoulense genome has a window encoding:
- a CDS encoding competence/damage-inducible protein A — MSARAGIVVTGTEVLTGRVQDANGPWIADRLLELGVELAHITICGDRPADIEAQLHFMAEQGMDLIVTSGGLGPTADDMTVEVVARFCGRELVLDDDTENKIANILRKLMARFEGVDFEAVRAANRKQAMIPAGAQVLDPVGTAPGVVVPGTPTVIVLPGPPRELQPMWSRAIETPAAQQAIAGRTLYRQDTVRMFGLPESGLAETLRDAEASVPGFDSLEITTCLRRGEVEMVTRYEPDAAASYGKLMQLVRDRHAQQLFSEDGSTVDDLVARALTGRRIATAESCTAGLLAARLTDRPGSSDYVAGGVVAYSNDAKAELLGVDPALIEAHGAVSEPVAEAMAAGALRRFGADTAVAITGIAGPGGGTPEKPVGTVCFTVALGDGRKDTRTLRLPGNRSDIRERSTTVAMHLLRRLLSAAD; from the coding sequence GTGAGCGCACGCGCAGGCATCGTCGTCACCGGAACCGAAGTTCTCACCGGGCGCGTCCAAGACGCTAACGGTCCGTGGATCGCCGACCGCCTGCTGGAGCTGGGTGTGGAGCTGGCGCACATCACCATCTGCGGCGACCGCCCGGCCGACATCGAGGCGCAGCTGCACTTCATGGCCGAGCAGGGCATGGACCTCATCGTCACCAGCGGCGGACTGGGGCCCACGGCCGACGACATGACCGTGGAGGTGGTGGCCCGGTTCTGCGGTCGCGAATTGGTGTTGGACGACGACACCGAGAACAAGATCGCGAACATCCTCAGGAAACTCATGGCCCGCTTCGAGGGCGTCGACTTCGAAGCGGTGCGCGCCGCCAACCGCAAGCAAGCGATGATTCCCGCCGGAGCTCAGGTGCTCGACCCGGTCGGCACCGCGCCCGGCGTCGTCGTCCCCGGCACGCCGACGGTCATCGTGCTCCCGGGGCCGCCGCGGGAGCTGCAGCCGATGTGGAGCCGGGCCATCGAGACGCCGGCCGCCCAGCAGGCGATCGCCGGCCGGACGCTCTATCGGCAGGACACCGTGCGGATGTTCGGGCTGCCCGAGTCGGGTCTGGCCGAGACGCTGCGCGACGCCGAGGCGTCGGTACCCGGTTTCGACTCGCTCGAGATCACCACGTGCCTGCGGCGGGGCGAAGTCGAGATGGTCACGCGCTACGAGCCGGACGCCGCGGCCAGCTACGGGAAGCTGATGCAGCTGGTGCGCGACCGGCATGCTCAGCAGCTCTTCTCCGAAGACGGTTCCACGGTGGACGATCTGGTCGCCCGGGCGCTGACCGGTCGCCGGATCGCGACGGCCGAATCCTGCACCGCCGGGCTGCTGGCTGCTCGACTGACCGACCGGCCGGGATCGTCGGATTACGTGGCCGGCGGGGTGGTGGCCTACTCGAACGACGCGAAAGCAGAGCTGCTGGGTGTGGACCCGGCGCTGATCGAGGCGCACGGTGCGGTATCCGAGCCGGTGGCCGAGGCGATGGCGGCCGGCGCGCTACGCCGGTTCGGCGCCGACACCGCCGTCGCGATCACCGGTATCGCCGGCCCGGGCGGAGGCACTCCCGAAAAGCCGGTTGGCACGGTGTGTTTCACGGTAGCGCTCGGGGACGGCCGGAAGGACACCCGCACGTTGCGCCTGCCCGGCAACCGCTCCGACATCCGGGAGCGCTCGACGACGGTGGCGATGCACCTGCTGCGGCGCCTGCTGAGCGCCGCCGACTAG